From one Euwallacea fornicatus isolate EFF26 chromosome 4, ASM4011564v1, whole genome shotgun sequence genomic stretch:
- the wls gene encoding protein wntless, with protein MSGTILENLSGRKLGVLVTILLLSQLACFLVGLISPSPASSQPLLCTICLDDNPDEDSTNKWFNRSCPHKIDLSKNHYPLEVDAKNLVFTVEMPLYEDFSRWQQSLVGVLQIDMVYKEGQNLINKMMELTFETRLAYSEKIKSDGMHRKHTPWKFYANATTKRYMDCIFDELKVENRDGYPYYCSMVPLFELGALYYDYYLLNFRLPYDFKLKLNTALGKVEDIYLHIIHMNGGFTKVWVSLKTVFFPIIVATMIWFWNRVHLLSRAPVLLEYMLMYVGGALVFLNFPLEYFTLHFNMPYMLLLSDIRQGIFYAMLLSFWLVFTGEHMLIQDSVDRNSLKKYWKHLSSIAIGCVSLLIFDLCERGMHLVNPFSSIWITPLGTNLALTFVICAGLCAGIYFLFLCYMIHKVFKNISVKRSVLPSMTQARRLHYEGIMYRFTFLMFATLVCAAITVVTFLLNQHTQGEHNWDDSMDTDWTSVIHTGVYGMWNIYILALLVLYAPSHKKWPSEPTCPEGEEVEFSRLSSDTTTSPNEISSLTSFVAKANVE; from the exons ATGTCCGGGACAATTCTAGAGAACCTCAGTGGTAGAAAATTAGGTGTTTTAGTAACGATTCTACTCCTTAGTCAACTGGCATGCTTTTTGGTGGGTCTGATTTCGCCGAGTCCAGCTAGTTCTCAACCCCTTTTATGCACTATTTGTTTGGATGATAACCCCGATGAAGATTCGACCAACAAATGGTTTAACAGGTCGTGCCCACATAAAATAGatctttcaaaaaatcattatccTTTAGAAGTTGATGCCAAAAACTTG GTTTTTACAGTGGAAATGCCACTTTATGAGGACTTTTCAAGGTGGCAGCAAAGCTTAGTAGGCGTTTTACAAATTGACATGGTGTACAAAGAGGGGCAAAACCTTATTAACAAGATGATGGAGCTTACATTTGAAACTCGTTTAGCTTATTCAGAGAAAATTAAGAGTGATGGCATGCACCGTAAGCACACCCCATGgaaattttatgcaaatgcTACAACAAAAAG ATATATGGATTGCATTTTTGATGAACTCAAGGTAGAAAACAGGGATGGCTACCCTTACTATTGCTCAATGGTGCCATTGTTTGAGCTTGGCGCCCTTTATTATGATTACTATTTACTAAACTTTAGACTTCCttatgattttaaattgaaacttaaCACTGCATTAGGCAAAGTTGAGGACATTTACCTACACATAATCCACATGAATGGTGGCTTTACAAAAGTGTGGGTTAGTTTGAAAACCGtattttttcctataattGTGGCCACAATGATTTGGTTCTGGAATAGGGTTCATTTACTGTCGCGCGCTCCCGTTTTACTGGAGTACATGTTAATGTACGTAGGAGGAGctttggtatttttaaattttcctttagagTACTTCACTCTACATTTCAATATGCCGTACATGCTGCTGCTTAGTGACATTAGACAAGGAATATTTTATGCCATGCTTCTGTCTTTCTGGCTAGTCTTCACTGGAGAACATATGCTGATTCAAGATTCAGTTGACAGAAACAGTTTAAAGAAATACTGGAAACATTTGAGCTCTATAGCAATAGGTTGTGTTTCTCTATTAATTTTCGACTTATGTGAAAGAGGTATGCATTTAGTAAACCCATTTTCCTCTATTTGGATAACTCCCTTGGGAACCAACCTGGCACTAACTTTCGTTATTTGTGCAGGCCTTTGCGCTGGCATCTACTTTCTCTTTTTGTGCTATATGATTCATAaagtgttcaaaaatatcagcGTTAAACGTTCTGTCCTACCAAGCATGACGCAGGCAAGGCGCTTGCACTATGAAGGCATAATGTATCGGTTCACCTTCCTCATGTTTGCTACTCTAGTTTGTGCTGCCATAACTGTAGTTACTTTCCTTCTAAACCAACATACCCAGGGCGAGCACAATTGGGACGATTCAATGGACACTGATTGGACTTCGGTCATTCATACGGGAGTGTACGGAATGTGGAATATCTACATCTTGGCTTTACTCGTGTTATATGCCCCAAGTCACAAGAAATGGCCGTCGGAACCTACTTGCCCTGAAGGAGAAGAAGTTGAGTTTAGTAGACTCTCGAGTGACACTACTACCAGCCCCAATGAGATATCGTCTCTCACTTCGTTTGTGGCAAAGGCGAATGTCGAGTAG
- the Mipp2 gene encoding multiple inositol polyphosphate phosphatase 1 isoform X3, translated as MAISFAYPFLIFLCFLIASEQCSKGYPFEHHLGTRTPYRTVSNNSLDKVHYEGCTPKKVWMIVRHGTRNPSISHIKSINKQLSNVRDLILNSESLPNDFVRNRDLDLFKKWKGNLDLEDETKLTHEGEEEMLLLAERMQSRFPEVFDNIYSNTTYKLKYTFSQRTKNSAFYFAAGLFGRDIARDVWFPEPSKKDPILRFYKLCDKWKKEIKAPVKVSGEHKKFQESPHMLKVIKEVNERLGLNQLTVDDIILIYVACGFETAWNKRSKSPWCSLFSENHFKVLEYMEDLKYYWQDGYGYDLSYKQACPAFGDMINHFDLSGAYPKATIYFTHSGTLLKMLAHLGLYKDQIPLTADKFETMANRKWKTSLIDSFATNLAFLLYDCNGTKKMLTLHQENIVTLPACPGEELCEFTKINDYYSRSIDSCDFEVMCNVSSID; from the exons ATGGCAATTTCTTTTGCATATCCCTTCCTCATATTTCTATGTTTCTTAATTGCTAGTGAACAGTGCTCTAAAGGGTACCCTTTTGAACACCACTTGGGTACAAGGACCCCATATCGAACTGTTTCCAATAATAGCTTGGATAAAGTTCACTATGAAG GTTGTACACCAAAAAAAGTTTGGATGATTGTTAGACATGGCACTCGAAATCCAAGTATATCACACATAAAGTCCATTAATAAACAGTTGTCAAATGTGAGGGATCTGATTTTAAATAGTGAAAGTCTGCCAAATG ATTTCGTTAGAAACCGAGATCTagatttgttcaaaaaatggAAAGGCAATTTAGATCTGGAAGATGAAACTAAATTGACACATGAGGGTGAAGAAGAAATGTTGCTTTTGGCTGAAAGAATGCAGAGTAGATTTCCTGAAGTTTTTGATAACATTTATAGTAATACAACTTATAAG ctaaaatatacattttctcAAAGAACCAAAAATAGCGCATTTTATTTTGCTGCGGGGCTCTTTGGGAGGGACATTGCAAGAGACGTCTGGTTTCCAGAACCAAGTAAGAAGGATCCAATTTTGAGA ttttataaattatgtgACAAATGGAAGAAAGAAATCAAAGCTCCTGTGAAGGTGAGTGGTGAGCATAAGAAGTTTCAGGAATCTCCGCACATGTTAAAGGTTATCAAAGAGGTCAATGAAAGATTAGGACTTAACCAATTGACCGTTG ATGATATAATACTAATTTACGTCGCATGTGGATTTGAAACTGCTTGGAATAAAAGAAGCAAATCACCTTGGTGTTCACTGTTTtctgaaaatcattttaag GTTCTCGAATATATGGAAGATCTGAAATATTACTGGCAAGATGGTTATGGCTATGATTTATCATACAAACAAGCTTGTCCAGCATTTGGTGACATGATAAATCATTTTGATTT AAGTGGAGCATATCCAAAAGCCACAATCTATTTCACTCATTCAGGAACTTTACTAAAAATGTTGGCCCACTTAGGTCTTTACAAAGACCAAATACCACTGACTGCAGATAAGTTCGAAACCATGGCAAATCGAAAATGGAAAACTAGTTTAATTGACTCATTTGCTACAAACTTGGCATTTTTACTTTATGA CTGCAATGGAACCAAGAAAATGTTAACGCTACATCAAGAGAATATTGTTACATTGCCAGCTTGTCCAGGAGAGGAATTATGCgagtttacaaaaataaatgattactACAGTCGGAGCATTGATAGTTGTGATTTTGAGGTAATGTGTAATGTGTCTAGTATTGACTAG
- the Mipp2 gene encoding multiple inositol polyphosphate phosphatase 1 isoform X1, translating to MPSTLICLILQYAYKADFHIPTISFYNCKTKKRKINWETHPSCNNKLTENVHLAGCTPKKVWMIVRHGTRNPSISHIKSINKQLSNVRDLILNSESLPNDFVRNRDLDLFKKWKGNLDLEDETKLTHEGEEEMLLLAERMQSRFPEVFDNIYSNTTYKLKYTFSQRTKNSAFYFAAGLFGRDIARDVWFPEPSKKDPILRFYKLCDKWKKEIKAPVKVSGEHKKFQESPHMLKVIKEVNERLGLNQLTVDDIILIYVACGFETAWNKRSKSPWCSLFSENHFKVLEYMEDLKYYWQDGYGYDLSYKQACPAFGDMINHFDLSGAYPKATIYFTHSGTLLKMLAHLGLYKDQIPLTADKFETMANRKWKTSLIDSFATNLAFLLYDCNGTKKMLTLHQENIVTLPACPGEELCEFTKINDYYSRSIDSCDFEVMCNVSSID from the exons ATGCCCAGTACCCTGATATGTCTGATACTCCAATATGCATATAAAGCAGATTTTCATATACCtacaatttctttttataactgtaaaacaaaaaaacgaaaaataaattgggaAACCCACCCTTCATGTAATAATAAACTAACTGAAAATGTGCACTTGGCAGGTTGTACACCAAAAAAAGTTTGGATGATTGTTAGACATGGCACTCGAAATCCAAGTATATCACACATAAAGTCCATTAATAAACAGTTGTCAAATGTGAGGGATCTGATTTTAAATAGTGAAAGTCTGCCAAATG ATTTCGTTAGAAACCGAGATCTagatttgttcaaaaaatggAAAGGCAATTTAGATCTGGAAGATGAAACTAAATTGACACATGAGGGTGAAGAAGAAATGTTGCTTTTGGCTGAAAGAATGCAGAGTAGATTTCCTGAAGTTTTTGATAACATTTATAGTAATACAACTTATAAG ctaaaatatacattttctcAAAGAACCAAAAATAGCGCATTTTATTTTGCTGCGGGGCTCTTTGGGAGGGACATTGCAAGAGACGTCTGGTTTCCAGAACCAAGTAAGAAGGATCCAATTTTGAGA ttttataaattatgtgACAAATGGAAGAAAGAAATCAAAGCTCCTGTGAAGGTGAGTGGTGAGCATAAGAAGTTTCAGGAATCTCCGCACATGTTAAAGGTTATCAAAGAGGTCAATGAAAGATTAGGACTTAACCAATTGACCGTTG ATGATATAATACTAATTTACGTCGCATGTGGATTTGAAACTGCTTGGAATAAAAGAAGCAAATCACCTTGGTGTTCACTGTTTtctgaaaatcattttaag GTTCTCGAATATATGGAAGATCTGAAATATTACTGGCAAGATGGTTATGGCTATGATTTATCATACAAACAAGCTTGTCCAGCATTTGGTGACATGATAAATCATTTTGATTT AAGTGGAGCATATCCAAAAGCCACAATCTATTTCACTCATTCAGGAACTTTACTAAAAATGTTGGCCCACTTAGGTCTTTACAAAGACCAAATACCACTGACTGCAGATAAGTTCGAAACCATGGCAAATCGAAAATGGAAAACTAGTTTAATTGACTCATTTGCTACAAACTTGGCATTTTTACTTTATGA CTGCAATGGAACCAAGAAAATGTTAACGCTACATCAAGAGAATATTGTTACATTGCCAGCTTGTCCAGGAGAGGAATTATGCgagtttacaaaaataaatgattactACAGTCGGAGCATTGATAGTTGTGATTTTGAGGTAATGTGTAATGTGTCTAGTATTGACTAG
- the Mipp2 gene encoding multiple inositol polyphosphate phosphatase 1 isoform X2, which yields MPSTLICLILQYAYKADFHIPTISFYNCKTKKRKINWETHPSCNNKLTENVHLAGCTPKKVWMIVRHGTRNPSISHIKSINKQLSNVRDLILNSESLPNDFVRNRDLDLFKKWKGNLDLEDETKLTHEGEEEMLLLAERMQSRFPEVFDNIYSNTTYKLKYTFSQRTKNSAFYFAAGLFGRDIARDVWFPEPSKKDPILRFYKLCDKWKKEIKAPVKVSGEHKKFQESPHMLKVIKEVNERLGLNQLTVDDIILIYVACGFETAWNKRSKSPWCSLFSENHFKVLEYMEDLKYYWQDGYGYDLSYKQACPAFGDMINHFDFGAYPKATIYFTHSGTLLKMLAHLGLYKDQIPLTADKFETMANRKWKTSLIDSFATNLAFLLYDCNGTKKMLTLHQENIVTLPACPGEELCEFTKINDYYSRSIDSCDFEVMCNVSSID from the exons ATGCCCAGTACCCTGATATGTCTGATACTCCAATATGCATATAAAGCAGATTTTCATATACCtacaatttctttttataactgtaaaacaaaaaaacgaaaaataaattgggaAACCCACCCTTCATGTAATAATAAACTAACTGAAAATGTGCACTTGGCAGGTTGTACACCAAAAAAAGTTTGGATGATTGTTAGACATGGCACTCGAAATCCAAGTATATCACACATAAAGTCCATTAATAAACAGTTGTCAAATGTGAGGGATCTGATTTTAAATAGTGAAAGTCTGCCAAATG ATTTCGTTAGAAACCGAGATCTagatttgttcaaaaaatggAAAGGCAATTTAGATCTGGAAGATGAAACTAAATTGACACATGAGGGTGAAGAAGAAATGTTGCTTTTGGCTGAAAGAATGCAGAGTAGATTTCCTGAAGTTTTTGATAACATTTATAGTAATACAACTTATAAG ctaaaatatacattttctcAAAGAACCAAAAATAGCGCATTTTATTTTGCTGCGGGGCTCTTTGGGAGGGACATTGCAAGAGACGTCTGGTTTCCAGAACCAAGTAAGAAGGATCCAATTTTGAGA ttttataaattatgtgACAAATGGAAGAAAGAAATCAAAGCTCCTGTGAAGGTGAGTGGTGAGCATAAGAAGTTTCAGGAATCTCCGCACATGTTAAAGGTTATCAAAGAGGTCAATGAAAGATTAGGACTTAACCAATTGACCGTTG ATGATATAATACTAATTTACGTCGCATGTGGATTTGAAACTGCTTGGAATAAAAGAAGCAAATCACCTTGGTGTTCACTGTTTtctgaaaatcattttaag GTTCTCGAATATATGGAAGATCTGAAATATTACTGGCAAGATGGTTATGGCTATGATTTATCATACAAACAAGCTTGTCCAGCATTTGGTGACATGATAAATCATTTTGATTT TGGAGCATATCCAAAAGCCACAATCTATTTCACTCATTCAGGAACTTTACTAAAAATGTTGGCCCACTTAGGTCTTTACAAAGACCAAATACCACTGACTGCAGATAAGTTCGAAACCATGGCAAATCGAAAATGGAAAACTAGTTTAATTGACTCATTTGCTACAAACTTGGCATTTTTACTTTATGA CTGCAATGGAACCAAGAAAATGTTAACGCTACATCAAGAGAATATTGTTACATTGCCAGCTTGTCCAGGAGAGGAATTATGCgagtttacaaaaataaatgattactACAGTCGGAGCATTGATAGTTGTGATTTTGAGGTAATGTGTAATGTGTCTAGTATTGACTAG
- the Mipp2 gene encoding multiple inositol polyphosphate phosphatase 1 isoform X4: MIVRHGTRNPSISHIKSINKQLSNVRDLILNSESLPNDFVRNRDLDLFKKWKGNLDLEDETKLTHEGEEEMLLLAERMQSRFPEVFDNIYSNTTYKLKYTFSQRTKNSAFYFAAGLFGRDIARDVWFPEPSKKDPILRFYKLCDKWKKEIKAPVKVSGEHKKFQESPHMLKVIKEVNERLGLNQLTVDDIILIYVACGFETAWNKRSKSPWCSLFSENHFKVLEYMEDLKYYWQDGYGYDLSYKQACPAFGDMINHFDLSGAYPKATIYFTHSGTLLKMLAHLGLYKDQIPLTADKFETMANRKWKTSLIDSFATNLAFLLYDCNGTKKMLTLHQENIVTLPACPGEELCEFTKINDYYSRSIDSCDFEVMCNVSSID; encoded by the exons ATGATTGTTAGACATGGCACTCGAAATCCAAGTATATCACACATAAAGTCCATTAATAAACAGTTGTCAAATGTGAGGGATCTGATTTTAAATAGTGAAAGTCTGCCAAATG ATTTCGTTAGAAACCGAGATCTagatttgttcaaaaaatggAAAGGCAATTTAGATCTGGAAGATGAAACTAAATTGACACATGAGGGTGAAGAAGAAATGTTGCTTTTGGCTGAAAGAATGCAGAGTAGATTTCCTGAAGTTTTTGATAACATTTATAGTAATACAACTTATAAG ctaaaatatacattttctcAAAGAACCAAAAATAGCGCATTTTATTTTGCTGCGGGGCTCTTTGGGAGGGACATTGCAAGAGACGTCTGGTTTCCAGAACCAAGTAAGAAGGATCCAATTTTGAGA ttttataaattatgtgACAAATGGAAGAAAGAAATCAAAGCTCCTGTGAAGGTGAGTGGTGAGCATAAGAAGTTTCAGGAATCTCCGCACATGTTAAAGGTTATCAAAGAGGTCAATGAAAGATTAGGACTTAACCAATTGACCGTTG ATGATATAATACTAATTTACGTCGCATGTGGATTTGAAACTGCTTGGAATAAAAGAAGCAAATCACCTTGGTGTTCACTGTTTtctgaaaatcattttaag GTTCTCGAATATATGGAAGATCTGAAATATTACTGGCAAGATGGTTATGGCTATGATTTATCATACAAACAAGCTTGTCCAGCATTTGGTGACATGATAAATCATTTTGATTT AAGTGGAGCATATCCAAAAGCCACAATCTATTTCACTCATTCAGGAACTTTACTAAAAATGTTGGCCCACTTAGGTCTTTACAAAGACCAAATACCACTGACTGCAGATAAGTTCGAAACCATGGCAAATCGAAAATGGAAAACTAGTTTAATTGACTCATTTGCTACAAACTTGGCATTTTTACTTTATGA CTGCAATGGAACCAAGAAAATGTTAACGCTACATCAAGAGAATATTGTTACATTGCCAGCTTGTCCAGGAGAGGAATTATGCgagtttacaaaaataaatgattactACAGTCGGAGCATTGATAGTTGTGATTTTGAGGTAATGTGTAATGTGTCTAGTATTGACTAG
- the LOC136338721 gene encoding 26S proteasome non-ATPase regulatory subunit 2-like, protein MADSSITIKLPVQEPEEDKELQSELKLLVDKVTGSDPKLIPPALDMMKYLIRTSTASMTSVPKPLKYLARYYDQLKCTHKLMSKGDAKLILADVLSVLAMGTAGGEEAKQQLECLKYCLLGTMKNIGDWGHEYVRQLESEIVQQWGITLCNIGDKMLIPLINDIIHFNCSHHAEIQACDLLMEIDQLELLPKYIAHNTYQRMCYYLMSCSKYVDETEREKLMRMIYYQYLKFWEYSRALIIALQINDEHLVSKIFSECKDHIILYQLAFICARHLITAEVDSDVQDSEELNNILSNSMLNSHFLALAKELDVMEPKLPEDVYKTWLEPVLPRFHVRGENMDSAKQNLAASFVNGFVNAGFGCDKLLSNDGIQWIYRNKEYGMLSATASLGLIHLWDIDGGLTPIDKYLYTSENYIKSGALLALGIVNCRVRNGCDPALALLGDYIGDSNQTLQVGAIMGIGLAYAGSHRKDVISLILPILNSTKSLEILAVTSLSCGLISLSKSDTEVPAALLSAMIEFSINDPDSLKSIYMRLVGLGVSLCYFGARSDIEVPSSAMEVFPEPFKNAAQATLLMCSYAGTGDVLIIQELLTILSDKIEVPMNKGQKQAQTSTNKGKEVKTDKKTTLNWDWHMGQAVAALGVAAVSFGEDIGMEMMQRIFGHMGRYGEPSVRKAVPLAIALSSVSNPQLPMLDVLTKYSHDADDDVACNAIFGLGLIGSGTNNARLAAGLRQLAVFHTKNPSQLFMVRIAQGLVHMGKGTMTLNPLHTDRMLLDPVGMAGLLITSVALLDPHALILSKTHYLLYSLAMSIQPRWLLTLDDKLEVVSTPVRVGQAVDVVGKAGTPKTIAGIHTHTTPVLLAAAERAELATDQFQQFVPTLDGICVLRRNPDVQK, encoded by the exons ATGGCAGACAGCAGTATTACAATTAAGTTGCCAGTTCAAGAA CCAGAAGAAGACAAAGAACTTCAAAGCGAGCTTAAACTTTTAGTGGATAAAGTTACG GGATCAGATCCAAAACTCATACCTCCTGCTCTTGACATGATGAAATACTTGATTCGCACGTCGACAGCATCCATGACATCGGTACCCAAACCTTTGAAGTACCTGGCTCGTTACTATGACCAACTAAAATGTACCCATAAGCTCATGTCCAAGGGCGATGCTAAACTTATACTTGCCGATGTCTTATCAGTACTCGCCATGGGAACTGCAGGAGGAGAGGAAGCTAAGCAGCAACTGGAGtgtttgaaatattgtttattag ggACAATGAAAAACATTGGCGATTGGGGTCACGAATACGTACGGCAACTAGAATCCGAAATTGTTCAGCAATGGGGAATCACTCTTTGCAATATCGGCGATAAAATGTTAATCCCTCTAATAAACGACATCATCCACTTTAATTGCAGTCACCATGCTGAAATTCAAGCATGCGATTTGCTGATGGAAATTGATCAGCTTGAGCTGCTTCCCAAATACATCGCACATAACACCTATCAAAG AATGTGTTATTACTTAATGTCTTGCTCGAAGTACGTGGACGAAACGGAAAGAGAAAAACTTATGAGGATGATTTATTATCAGTACCTTAAATTTTGGGAATACTCTAGAGCGCTGATCATAGCGCTTCAGATAAATGACGAGCACCTCGTGAGCAAGATATTTTCTGAATGCAAGGACCA CATTATACTGTATCAACTGGCATTTATTTGTGCCAGGCACCTGATTACAGCAGAGGTGGACTCAGATGTGCAAGATTCGGAGGAACTCAACAATATCTTGAGCAACAGTATGTTGAATTCGCATTTTCTAGCCTTAGCCAAAGAG ttggacGTAATGGAACCAAAATTGCCGGAAGATGTCTATAAAACTTGGTTGGAACCTGTATTGCCGAGGTTTCACGTTCGGGGGGAAAATATGGATAGCGCTAAACAAAATTTAGCTGCTTCTTTTGTAAATGGTTTCGTGAACGCTGGTTTTGGTTGCGACAAGCTCTTGTCTAATGATGGCATTCAATGGATTTATAGAAACAAAg agTACGGAATGTTAAGCGCTACAGCTTCCCTTGGACTTATCCACCTATGGGACATAGATGGAGGGTTAACTCCAATCGACAAGTACCTCTACACCtcagaaaattatattaaatctgGGGCTCTCTTGGCTTTGGGTATTGTGAACTGCCGTGTTAGAAATGGGTGCGATCCCGCCTTAGCTCTCTTGGGAGACTACATTGGTGATTCCAACCAAACATTGCAAGTTGGAGCCATTATGGGCATAGGACTTGCTTACGCTG GAAGTCATAGAAAAGACGTCATTAGCTTAATTCTCCCTATCTTAAACTCAACGAAATCACTAGAAATCTTGGCCGTAACTAGTCTTTCGTGCGGCTTAATCTCGCTAAGCAAAAGCGACACCGAAGTTCCCGCCGCGCTCTTGAGCGCAATGATCGAATTCAGCATCAATGACCCTGATAGCTTGAAGTCGATTTACATGAGACTTGTAGGTTTGGGCGTGTCTTTGTGCTACTTTGGTGCCAGAAGCGATATCGAAGTGCCATCTAGCGCCATGGAAGTATTTCCAGAACCTTTTAAGAATGCCGCCCAGGCGACATTGCTGATGTGTTCTTATGCTGGCACTGGAGATGTGCTTATTATTCAGGAGCTTTTAACGATATTGAGTGACAAGATTGAAGTGCCAATGAACAAGGGACAAAAACAGGCACAGACTAGTACTAATAAAGGCAAAGAGGTCAAAACTGATAAGAAGACAACTTTGAATTGGGACTGGCATATGGGTCAAGCTGTCGCAGCGTTAGGGGTAGCAGCTGTGTCCTTTGGAGAGGATATAG GTATGGAAATGATGCAAAGAATTTTCGGTCACATGGGTCGATACGGAGAACCTTCTGTACGGAAGGCAGTTCCCCTAGCAATCGCACTGTCGTCTGTTTCCAATCCGCAACTTCCTATGTTGGACGTTCTTACCAAATACTCTCATGATGCAGACGACGATGTGGCTTGTAATGCCATTTTTGGTTTGG gattAATTGGATCAGGCACAAACAATGCCCGCCTGGCTGCCGGTTTACGACAACTCGCTGTATTTCACACTAAGAATCCCTCGCAATTATTCATGGTAAGAATTGCCCAAGGATTGGTGCATATGGGCAAAGGTACCATGACTTTGAACCCTTTGCATACCGATCGAATGTTACTCGATCCAGTCGGCATGGCTG GTCTGTTAATAACTTCTGTAGCTCTGCTAGATCCCCATGCGTTAATATTGAGCAAGACACATTACTTGCTTTATAGTTTAGCAATGTCCATTCAACCCAGATGGTTATTGACATTGGATGACAAATTAGAAGTAGTATCTACTCCAGTAAGAGTGGGACAGGCCGTTGATGTGGTAGGGAAAGCAG GAACTCCTAAAACCATAGCAGGTATTCATACTCATACAACCCCGGTACTGTTAGCCGCAGCTGAGCGGGCAGAGCTTGCCACAGACCAATTTCAGCAGTTCGTTCCTACGTTGGATGGAATATGTGTTTTGCGGCGGAATCCAGATGTGCAAAAGTGA
- the Lis-1 gene encoding lissencephaly-1 homolog, producing MKMVLSQRQREELNKAIADYLSSNGYEGALDAFKKEADMPGEVERKFGGLLEKKWTSVIRLQKKVMELESKLNDAEKEYIEGAPTRNKRSPTEWIPRPPEKFCLTGHRDPVTRVIFHPVFSLMVSASEDATMKVWDFETGEYERTLKGHTDPVQDIAFDASGKLLVSCSSDMSIKLWDFQQTFECIRTMLGHDHNVSSVAFMPAGDFVVSCSRDKTIKMWEVSTGYCVRTYTGHREWVRMVRPSPDGTLLATCSNDQSVRIWSVASKECRNELRAHDHVVECIAWAPDLAANAINEAAGADNKKGAHMGPFLASGSRDKTIRIWDVGAGIALFVLVAHDNWVRGVVFHPGGKFLVSASDDKTLRVWDLRNKRCAKTLDAHKHFCTSVDFHKSYPYVISGSVDQTVKVWECR from the exons TAACAAAGCCATCGCTGATTACTTGAGCAGTAATGGATACGAAGGGGCGTTGGATGCTTTCAAAAAGGAAGCGGACATGCCCGGAGAGGTGGAAAGAAAATTCGGAGGTCTCCTGGAGAAAAAATGGACCTCCGTAATACGTTTGCAGAAGAAGGTGATGGAACTCGAGTCAAAGTTAAACGATGCCGAGAAAGAGTACATCGAAGGAGCCCCGACGAGGAACAAGCGAAGTCCCACCGAGTGGATCCCCAGACCACCGGAAAAGTTCTGTTTGACTG GTCACCGAGACCCAGTCACCCGTGTCATATTCCATCCAGTCTTCAGTCTCATGGTCTCGGCTAGTGAAGATGCAACTATGAAAGTCTGGGACTTCGAAACAGGAGAGTATGAAAGGACACTCAAAGGGCACACTGATCCCGTACAAGACATAGCCTTCGACGCTTCTGGGAAACTATTG GTATCCTGTAGCTCGGACATGAGTATCAAGCTCTGGGACTTTCAACAGACCTTTGAGTGCATTCGAACAATGCTCGGCCACGACCACAACGTGTCTAGTGTCGCCTTCATGCCGGCGGGAGATTTCGTCGTATCGTGCAGTCGGGATAAAACGATTAAAATGTGGGAAGTGTCCACTGGTTACTGCGTCAGGACATATACGGGACACAGGGAATGG GTGAGAATGGTCAGACCCTCACCAGACGGCACACTGCTGGCCACTTGTTCTAACGATCAATCTGTCAGGATTTGGTCTGTTGCATCGAAGGAGTGCCGGAACGAGCTTCGAGCCCACGATCACGTGGTCGAGTGTATTGCATGGGCGCCTGATTTGGCCGCCAACGCAATTAACGAAGCAGCAGGAGCAGATAACAAAAAGGGGGCGCATATGGGACCTTTCTTGGCATCCGGATCCAGGGATAAAACCATTAG AATATGGGATGTTGGTGCCGGTATAGCTCTGTTCGTGTTGGTGGCTCACGACAATTGGGTGCGAGGTGTAGTGTTTCACCCAGGCGGCAAGTTTTTGGTATCTGCGAGTGACGACAAGACGTTGCGGGTATGGGACTTGCGAAATAAGCGTTGCGCTAAGACTCTGGATGCTCACAAACACTTCTGTACGTCAGTTG atttCCACAAGTCCTACCCGTACGTGATTTCTGGTAGCGTAGACCAGACAGTAAAAGTGTGGGAATGCCGCTAA